In Curtobacterium sp. TC1, the following proteins share a genomic window:
- the pyrF gene encoding orotidine-5'-phosphate decarboxylase yields the protein MSDGRSGGPASFGDRLASAIGERSPLCVGIDPHATTLAAWGLGRDEQGLTAFGAALVDAAAGRAAIVKPQIAFFEAAGVAGYRALDATIRRARDAGLLVVADVKRGDIGTTGDDYALAWLNRDGPFAADAMTVSPYLGYGSLRGTIDVARRNGAGVFVLAATSNPEARVLQTAVLAEGPRTGRTVAAGIVLDVADDNRSVGDQALGDVGLVLGATLHLDDFGIDADAIGTAPVLAPGFGAQGARIEDLRALYGSRAEQVLVSESRGLLTDGPDGVAALVADRADRIVAALGAAA from the coding sequence GTGAGCGACGGACGGTCGGGAGGCCCGGCCTCCTTCGGCGATCGGCTCGCGTCCGCGATCGGCGAGCGTTCACCGCTCTGCGTCGGCATCGACCCCCACGCCACCACTCTGGCGGCGTGGGGGCTCGGCCGCGACGAGCAGGGGCTGACCGCCTTCGGCGCGGCCCTGGTCGACGCGGCCGCCGGCCGCGCGGCGATCGTGAAGCCGCAGATCGCCTTCTTCGAGGCGGCCGGGGTGGCGGGCTACCGTGCGCTCGACGCGACGATCCGTCGGGCACGCGATGCGGGCCTCCTGGTCGTCGCCGACGTGAAGCGGGGCGACATCGGGACCACCGGTGACGACTACGCGCTGGCGTGGCTGAACCGTGACGGGCCGTTCGCGGCCGACGCCATGACGGTGTCGCCGTACCTGGGGTACGGCTCGCTCCGGGGCACGATCGACGTCGCGCGCCGGAACGGTGCCGGGGTCTTCGTGCTCGCCGCGACGAGCAACCCCGAGGCCCGGGTGCTGCAGACCGCGGTGCTGGCGGAGGGACCGCGTACCGGCCGGACGGTCGCGGCCGGTATCGTCTTGGACGTGGCAGACGACAACCGGTCCGTGGGCGACCAGGCCCTGGGCGACGTCGGGCTCGTGCTCGGCGCGACCCTTCACCTCGACGACTTCGGCATCGACGCGGACGCGATCGGCACCGCACCGGTGCTCGCCCCGGGCTTCGGTGCCCAGGGGGCCCGGATCGAGGACCTCCGCGCGTTGTACGGCTCGCGTGCCGAGCAGGTGCTCGTGAGCGAGTCGCGGGGTCTGCTGACCGACGGTCCGGACGGGGTCGCAGCGCTCGTCGCCGACCGCGCCGACCGCATCGTCGCCGCACTCGGAGCAGCGGCATGA
- the carB gene encoding carbamoyl-phosphate synthase large subunit: MPKRADINSVLVIGSGPIVIGQAAEFDYSGTQACRVLRAEGVRVILVNPNPATIMTDPDFADATYIEPITNACLEEIIRIEKPDAVLPTLGGQTALNAAIALDEAGILAKHGVELIGAKVEAIQRGEDRQLFKELVLESGADVARSHIAHTLEEAKEFAKDLGYPLVVRPSFTMGGLGSGFAYDEAELVRFVGDGLQSSPTTEVLLEESILGWKEYELELMRDNYDNTVVICSIENVDPVGVHTGDSITVAPALTLTDREYQNMRNIGIDIIRRVGVDTGGCNIQFAVDPSNGRLIVIEMNPRVSRSSALASKATGFPIAKIAAKLAIGYRLDEIQNDITKVTPASFEPTLDYVVVKTPRFAFEKFPAADATLTTTMKSVGEAMAIGRNYATALQKSLRSLEKRGSSFHWDTPAAELDKDALLAKSSVPTDGRIVTVQQALVAGATADEVFEATKIDPWFIDQIVLINEVAAEVAAAEELDADTVRWAKEHGFSDTQIAALRSTPEHPVSEQQVRDERHALGIRPVFKTVDTCAGEFPALTPYHYSSYDAETEVAASNRKKVVILGSGPNRIGQGVEFDYSCVHASFALSDAGFETIMINCNPETVSTDYDTSDRLYFEPLTAEDVLEVIEAEAASGELVGVVVQLGGQTALGLAKPLEAAGIPILGTSPTAIDSAEERGQFSAILDAAGLLAPRNGTAHDLASATAVAEEIGYPVLVRPSFVLGGRGMEILYDSPSLADYFDRMADQAIIGPELPLLVDRFLDDAVEIDVDALFDGERLYIGGIMEHLEEAGIHSGDSACTLPPVGLGRAEIQGVVDATEKIARGIGVQGLLNVQFAIGAGVLYVLEANPRASRTVPFVSKALGIPLAKAASRIMTGTSVDELVAEGMLPARDGAFVPMEAPVAVKEAVLPFRRFRTREGQVVDSVLSPEMRSTGEVMGIDRDFPRAFLKSQDAAYGGLPTSGTVFVSVADTDKRAIVLPVHRLQQLGFTIIATEGTAEILRRNGIEVGIVGKYSQGGESVVDLLTRNEVDIVINTPSGAAGRADGYEIRAATVAADKPLFTTIAQIGAAVAAIETIGTPLNVRSLQDYARERATW; the protein is encoded by the coding sequence ATGCCCAAGCGCGCAGACATCAACTCCGTCCTCGTCATCGGGTCCGGCCCGATCGTCATCGGTCAGGCCGCCGAGTTCGACTACTCCGGCACCCAGGCGTGCCGCGTCCTCCGTGCCGAGGGCGTCCGGGTCATCCTCGTCAACCCGAACCCGGCGACGATCATGACCGACCCCGACTTCGCCGACGCGACCTACATCGAGCCGATCACGAACGCGTGCCTCGAGGAGATCATCCGCATCGAGAAGCCGGACGCCGTCCTGCCGACGCTGGGCGGTCAGACCGCCCTGAACGCGGCGATCGCGCTCGACGAGGCCGGCATCCTCGCGAAGCACGGCGTCGAGCTCATCGGCGCCAAGGTCGAGGCGATCCAGCGTGGTGAGGACCGCCAGCTCTTCAAGGAGCTCGTGCTCGAGTCCGGCGCCGACGTGGCCCGCAGCCACATCGCCCACACGCTGGAAGAGGCGAAGGAGTTCGCGAAGGACCTCGGCTACCCGCTGGTCGTCCGCCCCTCGTTCACCATGGGCGGTCTCGGTTCGGGCTTCGCGTACGACGAGGCCGAACTCGTCCGCTTCGTCGGTGACGGGCTGCAGTCCAGCCCGACGACCGAGGTCCTGCTCGAGGAGTCGATCCTCGGCTGGAAGGAGTACGAGCTCGAGCTGATGCGCGACAACTACGACAACACCGTCGTCATCTGCTCGATCGAGAACGTCGACCCGGTCGGGGTCCACACCGGCGACTCGATCACCGTCGCTCCGGCGCTCACGCTCACCGACCGCGAGTACCAGAACATGCGCAACATCGGCATCGACATCATCCGTCGCGTCGGCGTCGACACCGGTGGCTGCAACATCCAGTTCGCCGTCGACCCGTCGAACGGCCGCCTGATCGTCATCGAGATGAACCCGCGTGTCTCCCGCTCGTCGGCCCTGGCGTCGAAGGCCACGGGCTTCCCGATCGCGAAGATCGCCGCGAAGCTCGCCATCGGGTACCGCTTGGACGAGATCCAGAACGACATCACGAAGGTCACGCCGGCCAGCTTCGAGCCGACGCTCGACTACGTCGTCGTGAAGACCCCGCGCTTCGCGTTCGAGAAGTTCCCCGCGGCGGACGCCACGCTCACCACGACGATGAAGAGCGTCGGCGAGGCGATGGCCATCGGCCGCAACTACGCGACGGCACTGCAGAAGTCGCTGCGCTCGCTCGAGAAGCGCGGGTCGAGCTTCCACTGGGACACGCCGGCGGCGGAACTCGACAAGGACGCCCTGCTCGCGAAGTCCTCCGTCCCCACCGACGGCCGGATCGTCACGGTGCAGCAGGCCCTGGTCGCCGGCGCCACCGCGGACGAGGTCTTCGAGGCCACGAAGATCGACCCGTGGTTCATCGACCAGATCGTGCTCATCAACGAGGTCGCGGCCGAGGTCGCTGCCGCCGAGGAGCTTGACGCGGACACCGTCCGCTGGGCCAAGGAGCACGGTTTCAGCGACACCCAGATCGCGGCGCTCCGCAGCACCCCCGAGCACCCCGTCAGCGAGCAGCAGGTCCGCGACGAGCGGCACGCCCTCGGCATCCGCCCCGTCTTCAAGACCGTCGACACCTGTGCCGGCGAGTTCCCGGCCCTGACGCCGTACCACTACTCGTCGTACGACGCCGAGACCGAGGTGGCCGCGAGCAACCGCAAGAAGGTCGTCATCCTGGGGTCCGGCCCGAACCGCATCGGTCAGGGCGTCGAGTTCGACTACTCGTGCGTGCACGCGTCGTTCGCGCTGAGCGACGCCGGGTTCGAGACGATCATGATCAACTGCAACCCCGAGACGGTCTCCACCGACTACGACACCTCGGACCGCCTGTACTTCGAGCCGCTCACGGCCGAGGACGTCCTCGAGGTCATCGAGGCCGAGGCGGCATCGGGGGAGCTGGTCGGCGTCGTCGTGCAGCTCGGCGGCCAGACCGCCCTGGGCCTGGCGAAGCCGCTCGAGGCCGCGGGGATCCCGATCCTCGGGACCAGCCCGACGGCGATCGACTCGGCCGAGGAGCGCGGGCAGTTCTCCGCCATCCTCGACGCCGCGGGGCTGCTCGCACCGCGCAACGGCACCGCCCACGACCTGGCGAGTGCGACCGCGGTGGCCGAGGAGATCGGCTACCCGGTCCTCGTCCGCCCGTCCTTCGTGCTCGGCGGCCGCGGCATGGAGATCCTGTACGACTCCCCGTCGCTCGCCGACTACTTCGACCGCATGGCAGACCAGGCGATCATCGGCCCGGAGCTCCCGCTCCTCGTCGACCGGTTCCTGGACGACGCGGTGGAGATCGACGTCGACGCGCTCTTCGACGGCGAGCGGCTCTACATCGGCGGCATCATGGAGCACCTGGAAGAAGCGGGCATCCACTCCGGCGACTCCGCGTGCACGCTGCCCCCGGTCGGCCTCGGCCGCGCCGAGATCCAGGGCGTCGTCGACGCGACCGAGAAGATCGCCCGCGGCATCGGCGTGCAGGGCCTGCTCAACGTCCAGTTCGCCATCGGTGCCGGTGTGCTCTACGTCCTCGAGGCGAACCCGCGCGCCAGCCGCACGGTCCCGTTCGTCTCGAAGGCGCTCGGCATCCCGCTGGCGAAGGCCGCGTCCCGCATCATGACCGGCACCAGCGTCGACGAGCTCGTCGCCGAGGGCATGCTGCCGGCCCGCGACGGGGCGTTCGTCCCGATGGAGGCCCCGGTCGCCGTCAAGGAGGCCGTGCTGCCCTTCCGCCGCTTCCGCACCCGCGAGGGCCAGGTCGTCGACTCGGTGCTCAGCCCCGAGATGCGCTCCACCGGCGAGGTCATGGGCATCGACCGTGACTTCCCACGGGCGTTCCTCAAGTCGCAGGACGCCGCGTACGGCGGGCTGCCGACCAGCGGCACGGTCTTCGTGAGCGTCGCGGACACCGACAAGCGCGCCATCGTGCTGCCGGTGCACCGTCTGCAGCAGCTCGGCTTCACGATCATCGCGACCGAGGGCACGGCGGAGATCCTCCGTCGCAACGGCATCGAGGTCGGCATCGTCGGCAAGTACAGCCAGGGCGGCGAGAGCGTCGTCGACCTGCTGACGCGCAACGAGGTCGACATCGTCATCAACACGCCGTCGGGTGCCGCCGGTCGTGCGGACGGGTACGAGATCCGTGCGGCCACGGTCGCCGCGGACAAGCCGTTGTTCACGACGATCGCGCAGATCGGTGCGGCGGTCGCGGCGATCGAGACGATCGGCACGCCGCTCAACGTCCGCAGTCTGCAGGACTACGCGCGGGAGCGCGCGACCTGGTGA
- a CDS encoding primosomal protein N' codes for MTTVARVVLDSPLPQLDRLFDYRVPAELEDDCVPGVRVKVPLRTGARMSDGYVVEIVDEGDYPGELSAIETLVSPVPVLAPEIWKLARAVADRAAGVASDVLRLAVPTRQVRAEKAWLARDPSWSPPPVSAPPVTGYAEGMLEGLIAEHDRAAVAAVPHPVALPGPSGEEGDGDGDADPVWVPGWAATLAQAAAHTLAAEQSAVIAVPDFRDVIDLERALLAVLPPERVVRFDAKQTNGQRAKALLQARTHPVVAIGNRTAVYAPATDLGLIAMWDDGDASFIEQRAPYVHTRDVALVRAAQSGAALLFVSHARSTDVQRLVELHWLQDVTPFRVKTPKVIPTVQQTSAEGYAAQARIPSSAWRAAREASQHGPVLVQVASPGFGTGLVCAECGERAHCRICGGPLGSPHRGATPQCRFCGALAVGFRCPTCGNGTVKPVGQGAQRTADELGRAFPGTRIVVADGSRPLDEVPARPSVVVATRGAEPSVPGGYACVLLLDGEKMLAREGLRVQEDVLRFWTNAAAKGAPGAEAYLVGIGGKLATAMALWRLDGPAHDELTDRRELHFPPAVRVATMTGTDEAVTAAVEALEGATAGPVLGPVPVEDDALPGTVRAIVRFPYAHGAEVAATLKAEVIRRSSTRRVLKGGNRRRAAPTLRVRLDDAEPFSEV; via the coding sequence GTGACCACCGTCGCGCGCGTCGTCCTCGACTCGCCGCTCCCGCAGTTGGACCGTCTGTTCGACTACCGAGTGCCGGCCGAGCTCGAGGACGACTGCGTGCCGGGGGTCCGCGTGAAGGTCCCGCTCCGAACCGGGGCCCGGATGTCCGACGGCTACGTCGTCGAGATCGTCGACGAGGGCGACTACCCGGGCGAGCTCAGCGCGATCGAGACCCTGGTGTCACCCGTCCCGGTCCTCGCGCCGGAGATCTGGAAGCTCGCCCGCGCCGTGGCCGACCGCGCCGCCGGTGTGGCGTCCGACGTCCTCCGCCTGGCCGTGCCGACACGGCAGGTCCGGGCCGAGAAGGCCTGGCTGGCGCGCGACCCCTCGTGGTCGCCGCCGCCGGTGTCCGCCCCGCCGGTGACCGGCTACGCCGAGGGCATGCTCGAAGGGCTGATCGCGGAGCACGACCGCGCTGCGGTGGCCGCCGTGCCGCACCCCGTGGCGCTGCCCGGGCCCTCCGGCGAAGAGGGCGACGGCGATGGCGACGCGGACCCCGTCTGGGTTCCCGGGTGGGCCGCGACGCTCGCCCAGGCGGCCGCCCACACCCTCGCGGCCGAGCAGTCCGCCGTCATCGCCGTCCCGGACTTCCGCGACGTCATCGACCTCGAACGCGCCCTGCTCGCGGTGCTGCCACCGGAACGCGTCGTGCGCTTCGACGCCAAGCAGACGAACGGGCAACGGGCGAAGGCCCTGCTGCAGGCGCGCACGCACCCCGTCGTCGCCATCGGCAACCGCACGGCGGTGTACGCGCCGGCCACCGACCTCGGGCTCATCGCGATGTGGGACGACGGCGACGCCTCGTTCATCGAGCAGCGTGCCCCGTACGTGCACACGCGCGACGTCGCGCTGGTGCGCGCTGCGCAGTCTGGTGCTGCCCTGCTGTTCGTCTCGCACGCCCGCAGCACCGACGTGCAGCGGCTCGTCGAACTCCACTGGCTGCAGGACGTCACGCCGTTCCGGGTGAAGACCCCGAAGGTCATCCCGACCGTCCAGCAGACCTCGGCAGAGGGGTACGCCGCACAGGCACGCATCCCGAGCTCCGCCTGGCGTGCGGCGCGCGAGGCCAGCCAGCACGGCCCGGTGCTCGTGCAGGTCGCGAGCCCCGGGTTCGGCACCGGACTCGTCTGCGCCGAGTGCGGCGAACGGGCGCACTGCCGGATCTGCGGCGGCCCGCTCGGCAGTCCGCACCGCGGTGCCACCCCGCAGTGCCGCTTCTGCGGTGCACTCGCGGTCGGCTTCCGCTGCCCGACGTGCGGCAACGGCACCGTGAAGCCCGTGGGGCAGGGCGCCCAACGCACCGCGGACGAACTCGGGCGGGCGTTCCCCGGTACCCGGATCGTGGTGGCCGACGGCTCACGCCCGCTCGACGAGGTCCCGGCGAGACCGTCCGTCGTCGTCGCGACCCGTGGTGCCGAGCCGAGCGTGCCCGGTGGGTACGCGTGCGTACTGCTGCTCGACGGCGAGAAGATGCTCGCGCGCGAAGGGCTCCGCGTGCAGGAGGACGTGCTCCGGTTCTGGACCAACGCCGCCGCGAAGGGCGCTCCCGGGGCCGAGGCCTACCTGGTCGGCATCGGCGGCAAGCTCGCGACCGCGATGGCCCTGTGGCGGCTCGACGGCCCGGCGCACGACGAACTCACCGACCGCCGCGAACTGCACTTCCCGCCGGCGGTCCGCGTCGCGACGATGACCGGCACCGACGAGGCCGTGACCGCCGCGGTCGAGGCCCTCGAGGGGGCGACCGCCGGTCCGGTCCTCGGTCCGGTCCCGGTGGAGGACGATGCCCTGCCCGGCACGGTCCGGGCGATCGTGCGGTTCCCGTACGCCCACGGCGCCGAGGTCGCGGCGACCCTGAAGGCCGAGGTGATCCGACGCTCGTCGACCCGCCGGGTGCTCAAGGGCGGCAACCGGCGTCGGGCGGCACCGACGCTGCGGGTCCGGCTCGACGACGCCGAGCCGTTCAGCGAGGTCTGA
- the metK gene encoding methionine adenosyltransferase: MTAAALRLFTSESVTEGHPDKICDQISDSVLDALLTVDPNARVAVETMVTTGLVHVAGEVTTSGYVEIPKLVRDVITGIGYNSSDVSFDGATCGVEVSIGAQSPDIAQGVDESLDSRTGAVDPLDRQGAGDQGIMFGFATNETPEYMPVAIWLAHRLAERLAAVRKSGELSFLRPDGKTQVTIGYDGVVPKTVETVVLSTQHSPSVTLDELTAAITEHVIRPVLDLVDLDSSHVDVIVNPTGRFEIGGPQGDAGLTGRKVIVDTYGGASRHGGGAFSGKDPSKVDRSAAYALRWVAKNAVAAGLADRLEVQVAYAIGRAKPVGLYVETFGTGHVDDATIEAAIRQVFDLRPAAIIRDLDLLRPVYAQTATYGHFGRELPGFTWEQLDRVEELRAAAGLLTAAV, translated from the coding sequence GTGACTGCAGCTGCTCTGCGCCTCTTCACCTCCGAGTCGGTGACCGAGGGGCACCCCGACAAGATCTGCGACCAGATCTCGGACAGCGTCCTCGACGCGCTGCTCACGGTGGACCCGAACGCTCGGGTCGCCGTCGAGACGATGGTGACGACCGGCCTCGTGCACGTCGCGGGCGAGGTCACGACCTCGGGCTACGTCGAGATCCCCAAGCTCGTCCGTGACGTCATCACGGGCATCGGCTACAACTCGTCGGACGTCTCCTTCGACGGCGCCACGTGCGGCGTCGAGGTGTCGATCGGCGCGCAGTCGCCGGACATCGCGCAGGGCGTCGACGAGTCGCTCGACTCCCGCACCGGCGCCGTCGACCCGCTCGACCGCCAGGGCGCCGGGGACCAGGGCATCATGTTCGGCTTCGCGACGAACGAGACCCCCGAGTACATGCCGGTCGCGATCTGGCTGGCACACCGCCTGGCCGAGCGGCTGGCCGCCGTCCGCAAGTCCGGCGAGCTGTCGTTCCTGCGCCCGGACGGCAAGACGCAGGTCACCATCGGCTACGACGGCGTCGTGCCGAAGACCGTCGAGACCGTCGTGCTCTCCACGCAGCACTCGCCGAGCGTCACGCTCGACGAGCTCACCGCGGCGATCACCGAGCACGTGATCCGTCCGGTGCTCGACCTCGTCGACCTGGACTCGTCGCACGTCGACGTCATCGTGAACCCGACCGGCCGCTTCGAGATCGGCGGCCCGCAGGGCGATGCCGGACTCACCGGCCGCAAGGTCATCGTCGACACGTACGGCGGGGCCTCCCGTCACGGCGGCGGCGCGTTCAGCGGCAAGGACCCGTCGAAGGTCGACCGTTCGGCTGCGTACGCCCTCCGCTGGGTCGCGAAGAACGCGGTCGCCGCGGGGCTCGCCGACCGGCTCGAGGTGCAGGTCGCCTACGCGATCGGTCGCGCCAAGCCCGTCGGGCTCTACGTCGAGACGTTCGGCACCGGGCACGTCGACGACGCCACGATCGAAGCCGCGATCCGCCAGGTCTTCGACCTGCGTCCGGCCGCGATCATCCGCGACCTCGACCTGCTCCGTCCGGTCTACGCGCAGACCGCGACCTACGGGCACTTCGGTCGCGAACTGCCCGGGTTCACCTGGGAGCAGCTCGACCGCGTCGAGGAGCTCCGCGCCGCCGCAGGGCTCCTGACCGCCGCCGTCTGA
- the gmk gene encoding guanylate kinase has protein sequence MTADGTDRGDQPAHRTPPEVDRVAAAQAAVAARRARAAVKAAIASEERSALEVARSAWDDALVETTSAERSLRVRDLLVSLPGIGPARAESIMGLLRIAPSKRLGGLGSRQRTALADWLAARGRKRGASKLVVLAGPTAVGKGTVSAYIREQYPDVNLSVSATTRKPRPGEVDGVHYYFVDDAEFDRMIRERELLEWATVHNSYRYGTPRPPIDRALDAGERVMLEIDLQGARQVRDAMPEAVLVFLLPPTWEELVRRLIGRGTESPEEQARRLDTAKVELAAQDEFDVRIVNSDVGTAARQVVDLFSAP, from the coding sequence ATGACCGCTGACGGCACGGACCGTGGCGACCAGCCGGCCCACCGCACCCCACCGGAGGTCGACCGTGTCGCGGCCGCCCAGGCCGCGGTCGCCGCGCGACGCGCCCGAGCCGCTGTGAAGGCCGCGATCGCGTCGGAGGAGCGGTCGGCGCTCGAGGTCGCACGCTCGGCGTGGGACGACGCCCTGGTCGAGACGACCTCGGCGGAACGCTCGCTCCGCGTCCGCGACCTGCTCGTCAGCCTGCCCGGCATCGGCCCGGCCCGTGCCGAGTCGATCATGGGATTGCTGCGCATCGCGCCCTCGAAGCGTCTCGGGGGCCTCGGCAGCAGGCAGCGCACGGCCCTGGCCGACTGGCTCGCCGCTCGCGGTCGCAAGCGCGGTGCGTCGAAGCTCGTGGTGCTCGCCGGACCGACGGCCGTCGGCAAGGGCACGGTGAGCGCGTACATCCGCGAGCAGTACCCCGACGTCAACCTCAGCGTCTCCGCCACGACCCGCAAGCCCCGCCCGGGCGAGGTCGACGGCGTGCACTACTACTTCGTCGACGACGCCGAGTTCGACCGGATGATCCGCGAACGCGAGCTGCTCGAGTGGGCCACGGTGCACAACTCGTACCGGTACGGCACCCCGCGGCCGCCGATCGACCGCGCGCTCGACGCCGGCGAGCGGGTCATGCTCGAGATCGACCTGCAGGGTGCTCGTCAGGTCCGTGACGCCATGCCCGAGGCCGTCCTCGTGTTCCTGCTGCCCCCGACGTGGGAAGAACTGGTGCGCCGGCTGATCGGCCGCGGTACCGAGTCGCCCGAGGAACAGGCGCGTCGACTCGACACCGCGAAGGTCGAACTGGCCGCCCAGGACGAGTTCGACGTCCGCATCGTGAACTCCGATGTCGGCACCGCGGCACGACAGGTCGTAGACTTGTTCTCTGCGCCCTGA
- the carA gene encoding glutamine-hydrolyzing carbamoyl-phosphate synthase small subunit, with the protein MTRERAVLVLEDGTRYDGWAYGARGRTLGEVVFATGMTGYQETLTDPSYAGQIVVQTAPHIGNTGVNDEDPESRRIWVAGYVVRDPSRVVSNHRANASLDDHLVRDGIVGISGIDTRALTRRIRDAGAMKGGVFSGADAALPESEQLDAVRSQATMAGASFSAIVSTPETYVVPAEGEQIGRLAVLDLGVKASTTRYLAQRGFEVHVVPQDISAADLEALAPDALFYSNGPGDPAASDAQVELLQESLRTGRPFFGICFGNQLLGRALGFGTYKLPFGHRGINQPVLDTTTGKVEITSQNHGFAVDAPLGQVLESPAGFGRVEVSHYSLNDDVVEGLRALDVPAFSVQYHPEAAAGPHDSMYLFDRFADLVRARRDGEPLDAATADATTPAADITKEAN; encoded by the coding sequence ATGACACGCGAACGGGCCGTCCTGGTCCTCGAAGACGGCACCCGGTACGACGGCTGGGCCTACGGCGCCCGTGGGCGCACGCTCGGCGAGGTGGTCTTCGCGACCGGCATGACCGGGTACCAGGAGACGCTGACCGACCCCTCCTACGCCGGCCAGATCGTGGTGCAGACCGCGCCGCACATCGGCAACACCGGTGTGAACGACGAGGACCCCGAGTCCCGTCGCATCTGGGTCGCCGGGTACGTGGTGCGCGACCCCAGCCGCGTGGTGTCGAACCACCGCGCGAACGCGTCGCTCGACGACCACCTCGTGCGTGACGGCATCGTCGGCATCTCCGGGATCGACACCCGCGCCCTGACGCGCCGGATCCGCGACGCCGGGGCCATGAAGGGCGGCGTCTTCAGCGGTGCCGACGCGGCGCTGCCGGAGTCGGAGCAGCTGGACGCCGTCCGGTCGCAGGCCACGATGGCGGGTGCGAGCTTCTCGGCGATCGTGTCCACCCCCGAGACGTACGTGGTGCCGGCCGAGGGCGAGCAGATCGGCCGGCTGGCCGTGCTCGACCTGGGCGTGAAGGCATCGACCACCCGCTACCTCGCCCAGCGCGGGTTCGAGGTGCACGTGGTGCCGCAGGACATCAGCGCCGCCGACCTGGAAGCCCTGGCACCGGACGCGCTCTTCTACTCGAACGGCCCAGGGGATCCGGCCGCGTCGGACGCCCAGGTCGAACTGCTGCAGGAGAGCCTGCGGACCGGGCGCCCGTTCTTCGGCATCTGCTTCGGCAACCAGCTGCTCGGCCGCGCGCTCGGCTTCGGCACCTACAAGCTGCCCTTCGGTCACCGCGGCATCAACCAGCCGGTGCTCGACACCACCACGGGCAAGGTCGAGATCACGAGCCAGAACCACGGCTTCGCGGTCGACGCGCCCCTGGGGCAGGTCCTCGAGTCGCCGGCCGGCTTCGGCCGCGTGGAGGTCTCGCACTACTCGCTGAACGACGACGTGGTCGAGGGCCTGCGTGCGCTCGACGTCCCCGCGTTCAGCGTGCAGTACCACCCCGAGGCCGCCGCCGGTCCGCACGACAGCATGTACCTCTTCGACCGGTTCGCGGACCTGGTGCGCGCGCGACGTGACGGGGAGCCGCTCGACGCGGCCACCGCCGACGCGACCACTCCCGCAGCAGACATCACCAAGGAAGCGAACTGA
- the rpoZ gene encoding DNA-directed RNA polymerase subunit omega: MANPQGIIDPPIDDLLSKVESKYALVIFASKRARQINDYYADLHEGSLFDNVGPLVDSTIDDKPLSVALHEINEDKLTVTKQQQPSD, translated from the coding sequence ATGGCCAACCCCCAGGGCATCATCGACCCGCCCATCGACGACCTGCTCAGCAAGGTCGAGTCGAAGTACGCGCTCGTCATCTTCGCTTCCAAGCGCGCGCGCCAGATCAACGACTACTACGCCGACCTGCACGAGGGCTCGCTCTTCGACAACGTCGGCCCGCTCGTCGACTCGACGATCGACGACAAGCCGCTGTCCGTGGCTCTGCACGAGATCAACGAGGACAAGCTCACCGTCACCAAGCAGCAGCAGCCCTCCGACTGA